A window of Erpetoichthys calabaricus chromosome 12, fErpCal1.3, whole genome shotgun sequence contains these coding sequences:
- the LOC114663054 gene encoding serine/threonine-protein kinase pim-1-like translates to MTEREQREIKEHTCERRIGLPPLASSRTREGVNRSGQCGVVSAKSGAGGENEPCSEWSSDLCGVREWRSLLNDYDVESLLGTGGFGEVYAARRKRDALPVAIKAMSIKAVAEWIQLPGEQQLIPIEIALMKMVCKAPVSPGIIQLIDWSVSHSEVVLILEHPEPCLNLLDFLSKRKKFLGERLARRIFLQVVEALQHCQARGVFHRDVKVDNVLIQSFTHQIKLIDFGCGALLQEDEYTSYRGTRKYAPPEWFTKRRYLAEPATVWSLGILLYMLLYGSIPFEKKEETIKGKVKFHRKVSRECWNLIRRCLSLHPADRPSLTDILGHSWLT, encoded by the exons ATGACGGAAAGAGAACAGAGGGAGATAAAGGAGCATACATGTGAGAGACGCATCGGAttgcccccacttgcctcttcca GAACAAGAG AGGGAGTCAATAGGAGTGGCCAGTGTGGCGTGGTCTCTGCTAAGTCTGGTGCTGGTGGTGAAAATGAACCATGCAGTGAATGGAGTTCAGATTTATGTGGTGTTCGTG AATGGAGAAGCTTACTGAATGACTATGATGTGGAGTCACTACTGGGCACAGGTGGATTTGGTGAAGTGTACGCGGCAAGACGAAAGAGGGATGCCTTACca GTGGCCATTAAAGCCATGAGTATTAAGGCAGTTGCAGAATGGATCCAGCTT CCCGGAGAGCAGCAGTTGATTCCAATTGAAATTGCGTTAATGAAAATGGTGTGCAAGGCCCCTGTATCCCCAGGCATCATCCAGCTCATAGACTGGAGTGTTAGCCACAGTGAAGTGGTGTTGATCCTTGAGCATCCAGAGCCCTGCCTTAATCTGCTAGATTTCCTCTCCAAGCGCAAGAAATTCCTTGGAGAGCGACTAGCACGACGGATCTTTCTACAGGTTGTGGAAGCCCTCCAGCACTGCCAAGCCAGGGGTGTCTTCCACAGGGATGTAAAGGTAGATAATGTCCTTATCCAGAGTTTTACACACCAAATTAAACTCATTGACTTTGGCTGTGGAGCATTGCTGCAGGAGGATGAATACACCAGTTACAGAG GCACACGAAAATATGCTCCTCCAGAGTGGTTCACTAAAAGGCGTTACCTCGCTGAACCTGCCACAGTATGGTCTCTTGGTATTCTGCTCTACATGCTGCTGTATGGGTCCATACCTTTTGAGAAGAAAGAAGAGACCATTAAGGGGAAGGTCAAGTTTCACAGAAAAGTCTCCAGAG AGTGTTGGAATCTGATTAGGAGGTGCCTCTCTCTCCATCCAGCTGATCGCCCTTCCCTGACAGACATCCTCGGACATTCTTGGCTTACATGA